A region of the Phaseolus vulgaris cultivar G19833 chromosome 11, P. vulgaris v2.0, whole genome shotgun sequence genome:
AAGGAAATTTTGTTACGTGTTTTCGAAAACGGAAATAATTTTTGTCTTGGAGGAGAGTGATAATTTTGTGCGCAGCAAGAAAAGAGGACCATTTGAATGAAGTGAGCTAATCCTCCGGTGGctaattgatgaatcaggagtTACACAACAGGACAAGTAACTTGCATTGCATCTCTTGTTACCGCGTATAAAGTTCAACCAACGCAAGCTATTACGCTCTTTGGACCCATCACAGAAAAAGTCAATGCTGATAGATCAAACGCCGTCTATATAAACCCCTCACGCTTCTCACACCTCACAAACTAAACTGCTCCAacacttctctctctctcattgTTCTCTTCACAAACTCAACTCAAACTTAAACCCATTAATCGTAATCAATTCATCAGTTTCTTTTCCTCACGCAAAACAAAATGCCGAGAAAAGGAATGAGAAGCATTTTCTTCAAGCCATCATCATCTTCTCCTTCAACCTCCTCCTCATCACAACCACCTCCTTCCCCTCTCCACACATTTTCAGACTCCATGATGGAACAAAACATACACACCGCAGAGTCTCTCATAACCGAATGGGACGATTCCAAACTCGCAACGCCGCTTTTCAGCGGCACGCGCCAGGAAGCTAAAAACTACCTTCACGCGGTCAAGGGACTGCAATCCGCCATGCACTACTTTGTCAAACAGGATTCCTCCTCCGCCACTCTTGTACGCGCTCAGTTCCTCATGCAACTCGCCATGAAGACGCTTCAGAGAGAGTTCTACCAGATTCTTTCCTCCAATAGAGACTACCTCGATTCCGAAACCGTCTCCGCGCGCTCCTCCATCGATTTCCGCAGCAGCGTCTCCGATTACGACGACGAAATCACGGCCTCCGAGGATGACTTCCGCATCTCTGAGACCGAGCGTGTTTCCATGCTCGCCATGGAGGATTTGAAAGCCATCGCAGATTGTATGACTTCCTCGGGCTACGGCAAAGAGTGCGTCAAGGTTTACATCATCATGCGAAAATCGATCGTCGACGAAGCGCTGTACCATCTCGGAGTGGAAAAACTCACCCTCGCTCGGGTTCAGAAACTGGACTGGGAGGTTCTCGAGTTGAAGATCAAGAAATGGTTGAACGCTGTTAAAGTTGCCGTTGGAACTCTCTTCCCCGGCGAGAGAATCCTCTGCGACCACGTCTTCTCCTCGAATCCCGCAAAGAGGATCGCGGAGTCGTGTTTCGCTGAAATCACCAAAGACGGCGCCGTGTCGCTGTTTGCATTCCCTGAATTTGTGGCGAAGTGGAAGAAAACGCCGGAGAAAATGTTCAGGACGTTGGATTTGTACGAAGCAATCTCTGACCGGTTGAGTCAAATCGAATCCATATTTTCTTCCGAATCGACGTCTGTCATTCGCTCACAGGCAATTACGTCCCTGGTGAGACTCGGCGAAGCCGTTAGAGCGATGCTAGTGGACTTCGAAAGTGCGATTCAGAAGGACTCCTCCAAGACAACGATCCCTGGAGGTGGGGTCCACCCTCTCACGCGGTACGTGATGAACTACCTCACGTTCCTCGCCGATTACAGCGGCGTGTTGATTGATATAATTCCTGATTTGCCGCAATCGCCGATGCCGGAGTCTTACTACCGCAGCCCGATGCGCGGGGAAAACACGCCGGCGTCAGAGTTATCCGAGAAAATCGCGTGGCTCATTCTCGTCGTGCTCTGCAAGCTCGACGGCAAAGCGGAATTCTACAAGAACGTAGCTCTTTCATACCTGTTTCTGGCTAATAATATGCAATACGTCGTCGAAAAGGTGCGCAGATCGAACCTGGGCTTCCTTCTGGGAGAGGAGTGGTTGGCGAAGCACGAGTTGAAGGTCAGTGAGTACGCGTCCAACTACGAGCGCGTCGGGTGGAGCAAGGTGTTCGCGTCGTTACCGGAAAATCCAGCATCACAGGTAACCGCAGAACAGGCGAAGACCTGCTTCGTGAAGTTCGACGCTGCGTTTCACGAAACGTGTAGAAAACAGTCGTCGTGGGTGGTATCCGACCCGAAATTACGAGACGAAATAAAAGGATCGATAGTTTCAAAGCTGTCGCAAAAGTACAGTGAATTCCACGAGAAGAATCGGGTCGGGTTAAAGTCCATTCGGGTTATTTCGCCGGAAGATATAGGGAAAAACTTGTCCAACATTTTGTGCGGGAACGGGAGTGTAGATTCGGGTAGTTTCTCGTCACATTCTTCGTCAACGACGTCGTCTTCCCATCGCTCTAATCGGCGGTGAGCTTGAAACTGTCGCCGATCATTGACGACGTCTCATATTCccccatttttttatttttgtaatttgtaGATTTAAATTTAACGTTTAGAAAACTGTCCTCTGAATGAGGACAAGATAGAGAATATTCCTATTCCTATGTGTAACGTGCTTATGGATGCtacactttttttcttttttgatgaTGATAGTACATTAATACtacactttttttctttcaattgcTTTGCTGTATATTATAgttaacttttttaattaaactttatagTGTCTCCAGGAACACCTCGGAGGCGTAATGTCCAAGAAATTTGGTGTAATCCATTGTTGGTCCGAAAGAAATAAGAGCTAGAAAAACCCAAACCctaatactaataattaaaaTCTGACCTTTTTATGATAGAAAATGAGCCCTAGAATGATGAACATGAATACTTGAATAGGGTTAGGAGCTTTTGGACTTACTAAATTCATAACAATTATACATCTCGCATTAAAATAGAAGCCCTTCATCGTTGTATTCTATCACGTAAAGGCCCATATGAAGTTACTATCTCGTTAATGGCTATCGCTTTCTGTACCATACGAATTGGGACCTGCACCCAATTATTGGAAAAGACAAAATTATCATCTAGGGTAgggttttaaattcaaaataagtttTGGCTTTTTTTTCCCATATATGTGTAGTGTTTTGGTGGTGGGAGTTGTCGTTTTTCTTCCATCTTAGCTGTATTTTCTGGACCTACGGTCGATTATTTGCAATTGTGTGTACAGtgttttctagtttttttttatgagaataaataaataaattaaaaaaaatattttatgagtaTCATAATCTTTATACAAGAACCAAAACATACTACCTAGTAGCACACCGAAAATCACAAACAGAATTGAAAAGATAAGTCTAATGTTTATACACTAACACTGGTTTTTAAAGTTGCACTATGCATCAACTCTGCATAATTTCTACTGCAAAGTGTTTTCTAGTAGTTTTTGGCATCTATTTTATGAACATTTTGTCGTTACAGAATGGTTAAATTAGGTTTTTTTAACTTCCAGAATGTAAAATCCTAGACGGTAATTTTGTCTTTTCCTTACAATGAGTGGGTGCAGATCCCAATTCTTATGTTACAGGAAGCAATAGCtctcttttatttttccttGCTCAAGGTTCCAATCTCTTCAAGCCTATACTCACTGTGCTTTGTGGTTAGATGATGAATAATTTGGGCTTTCAAACTGGAAATATTTCGGAAATAACAATCTGGAAGTATTTTTTAAAGGGGTCAGAACAGTCTTTTCGGAAAGTGAggggatgcaggaagaaatttgtaGAGGCGCAGGAAGAAGTTTTCCTAGAATTTGTGCTCGTTTAAAATTCCAATATGGGCTTTCAAACTGTTTTCTCAACTCTTCGGCCCATGACACAACCATTAACTtgaggcaattgcttcctgcaccatatcactgcacccgaTCCCAGCGAAAAAGACGAAACtgtccttaaaaaaaaatttccaaaatatgtgttccggatatttttttctggaacgaaattttatattatggatttttttatctggaatggattttttatttttgtttcctgATTTTCATTTTCGAAACACAATTATATCTTTTCTGGATTTGTTTTTccgaaatgtattattttttaatttcagatttttttgtctgaaatagaattttaatttttgttttcagatttttatttctgAAACTCAATAATTACTTTCGGATttattttttcagaatatattattttcaat
Encoded here:
- the LOC137819313 gene encoding exocyst complex component EXO70H1, whose translation is MPRKGMRSIFFKPSSSSPSTSSSSQPPPSPLHTFSDSMMEQNIHTAESLITEWDDSKLATPLFSGTRQEAKNYLHAVKGLQSAMHYFVKQDSSSATLVRAQFLMQLAMKTLQREFYQILSSNRDYLDSETVSARSSIDFRSSVSDYDDEITASEDDFRISETERVSMLAMEDLKAIADCMTSSGYGKECVKVYIIMRKSIVDEALYHLGVEKLTLARVQKLDWEVLELKIKKWLNAVKVAVGTLFPGERILCDHVFSSNPAKRIAESCFAEITKDGAVSLFAFPEFVAKWKKTPEKMFRTLDLYEAISDRLSQIESIFSSESTSVIRSQAITSLVRLGEAVRAMLVDFESAIQKDSSKTTIPGGGVHPLTRYVMNYLTFLADYSGVLIDIIPDLPQSPMPESYYRSPMRGENTPASELSEKIAWLILVVLCKLDGKAEFYKNVALSYLFLANNMQYVVEKVRRSNLGFLLGEEWLAKHELKVSEYASNYERVGWSKVFASLPENPASQVTAEQAKTCFVKFDAAFHETCRKQSSWVVSDPKLRDEIKGSIVSKLSQKYSEFHEKNRVGLKSIRVISPEDIGKNLSNILCGNGSVDSGSFSSHSSSTTSSSHRSNRR